A stretch of DNA from Microcaecilia unicolor chromosome 10, aMicUni1.1, whole genome shotgun sequence:
AAGGAAATGGAGAAGAGTTTCAGACAAGAGGCGCAGAGGAGGGAAATGAAAATGGGGTCTagagaggagatactggatcaGGGATGTGATCTGCAGTCAGAAGTGGAAGGAATAATCCCGTTATTCACTGTTTCCCCACCCTAGTttttaagatgggggggggggaaaggtcaGCACCTGGAACTGGAAAGATGCCACCCTAAATTAATTTCTCCATACTCTTAATCCCCTCATTCAAACCCCACAGCCCCTCTGATCTTTTTTCCTGCTCCCTACTCAGAATTCTAATACCCTCACTCTGtgacccccctctcttccctctccctcgcATAACCCAGACCCTCCAATTCCTTCAAAAGTTGGACCATGGGCCTGGGTAGAGCGGGAGAGAAATACGAAAAAGGATGAGTGCATTACCTTAGCTGTTATTCTCCACCACAGCACTGAGCCCTGGTTTCCCACAAAGATTCAGCATGGACCATTCAATTacttggttcccaaacctggttctggaggcaccctagccagtcaggtttccaggttatccacaatgaatattcatgagcaagATTTGcaggcaaatttctctcatgaatattcattgtggataacctggaAACCTGACaggcaggggtgcctccaggaccaggattgggaaccaaTGACTTAGACTACATTTTTTTGTATCCCTTCCAGCAGGCACATAATCACATAGCCTGAAGAGACCCAGTCCAAATGCCAGTTTTCCTATAGAAAACCAGGCTAGAATCTTCAGTGCAACCTCACTGACAGGCTTTAAAAAGGGATCAAACCTTTCATGCAGGTTTTTAATCTACTGTCGTCTATTACACTACTGTGTTGCTAGAGTTACAATCGTGGTCCTGATAAAATGAACACCTGGATCTGTGACAGGTCTAGACTTATGCATTTGGCTGCTTTGTTTCTGTAAAATTGAGCACATAAAGCAGACCTGATGAAAGACCACAGATAAGAAATTAGAAGCATGTAATACAAACTATtcaagaagcttttttttttttttcaaatacgtAAACAGCTTGAATTAGATACGCGATAGATTCCCGCTGAAAGGCTCTGCTAAAACATAAAGAAAGCTCTGTGGTGGTATGCAGGTTTTGTTACCACCACCTcccggagatgaaaacggtaacggaattcaaacatgcgtgggataaacataaaggaatcctgtgcagaaggaagggatcctcaggagcttagcctagaatgggtggcagagctggtggttgggaggcggggctagtgctgggcagacttatacagtctgtgctggggctggtggttgggaggcgggactagtgcttggcagacttatatggtctatgccagagccggtggtggaaggcagggatagtgctgggcagacttacagggtctgtgccagagctggtggtgggaggcggggatagggctggccagacttatagggtctgtgtcctgatgaggacagtacaaataaaaaaagtagcacatatgaatttatcttcttgggcagactggatggaccgtgcaggtctttttctgccgtcatctactatgtatgttactaataCGTGATATAAACACCGCCGTTAAGGTGGTAAACAAAAGATCCGTGAGATCTGCAAAATCCGGTGCGATCTGTGTGTTTTACACAGACACTATCAGGGCAGCAGCGGATGGTCCCGGAAAGGTAGCAACAGGGTTGGTTCTTGGGATACCCACAGTTACCGTTTaacgggggtgggtgggtggtggggaggggtcgTTTGCATGCATTTTATCGTCACCACGCGAGAAAGGAAACCGAAACCCTTGAAACAGACTACGAGGAAGAGAAAGACCTACCATACGCATTAATATCACCTACCCACTCCTCTCTCTACCATGCAAGCTCTTAACAGTATTGCTCTCGGACCCTCCCTACAGGAACCCGGTGTTTTCTTACTCTGCTCCAAGCAGCAACCTGTCAGTCACTCCAGAATCACTTTCACTTTATTTTTCCGCCGGAGTCGCGTCCGCCCCGCCCACCCAATTACGGAGCAGGACATGAGCAGCACCCCCCAATCAGCAGCCTGCTTCAGGGTTCCTTCCGTAGAGACCGTGTGGAAAAGGGAGGGCCAAAGGCACGTTGCTGTCTGTGGAACTCTACAGGAGCTTCCGTATCATCGTCGTCACGAGATCCTGATCGCTTCCGGGGCGTGGCACATAGGCCCCTCCCTTGATGTAATGTAGGCAAGCAGGTTTAGTAGGAAgttacagttttgttttgttgtttttaattgtattgagtatacaaaaaatatatagttaaaTTCAGCTATAAGCAAGTCACAAATGTATAATATTTTAACAAGAACAGTACAACTACTACAGAGAAAACAGTGAATATCCAGGACCAAAGTATAAATATtctcagatagtaacatagtagatgacggcagaaaaagacctgcacggtccatccagtctgcccaacaagataaactcatatgtgctactttttgcgtataccttaccttgatttgtatctgtcattttcaaggcacagaccgtataagtctgcccagcactagccccgcgtCCCACCTCAGTctctgccaagcttctgaggatccattccttctgaacaggattcctttatgtttatcccacgcatgtttgaattccgttaccgttttcatctccgcaacctcccgcgggagggcattccaagtatccaccactctctccgtgaaaaaaatgcttcctgacatttttcttgagtctgccccccttcaatctcatttcgtgtcctctagttctactgccttcccatctccggaaaaggttcgtatgcagattaatacctttcaaatatttgaacgtctgtatcatatcacccctgtttctcctttcctccagggtatacatgttcaggtcaacaagtctctcgtacgtcttgtaacgcaaatcccataccattctcgtagcttttctttgcaccgcttcaattctttttacatccttagcaagatacagcctccaaaactgaacacaatactccaggtggggcctcaccaacgacttatacagggacattaaaaccgcttttcttctgctggtcacacctctctctatacagcctagcaaccttctagctacggccaccgccttgtcacactgtttcgtcgcgttcagatcctcagatactctcaccccaagatccctctcccctttgtGATTTACATACAAGATAAATAATTATCTAAAGTTTTCCATTTTAACAGTTTACTAGATTTCTGTAAAGTACAACTTAAATTATATAACCCAATTCCACCACTTGTGAAAGAGATGAGTTATCCTTCCAACGATTAACAATGAGTTTAAGGGCAACAGAAATAATTgatttccatatttatttattacatttgtacccctttttcagtagtagctaaaggtgagttacattcaggtacactggatatttctcaatTAGCACATTAAGTGGCAACGGACCAATAAGTTGCACGGCATGTGAAGACCGCTCTGGGTGGATTAAATTGAAAGTGTGTGGGGCCAACCTGAGAATTTTATCACTAGTGCTGCAAGCTGAAATGTGTGATAATAAGTTTCCTACAAATGCTTGATCAAATCCTCTTGCCTTCTTTAACTTCTTTGTAACAGCAGTTGTATGATGTAACCTGACACCATGAcagttctctgtaagccacattgagcctgcaaataggtggggaaatgtgggatacaagtgcaataaataaataaaaaattggagATTCCTACATTGAAACAACATATGTGAACGTGTAcagtattttattattattatttaattttgttttcttacacgcagaacgacggctgcgcggggaagggaAAACATAGACTAACCTAAGTGCCTTCAACTTCTCGACGTCATGCCGTTCTAGTCTCAATCAAACCTCTTGGGTATGATATGTCCTGTTGTGATCCCAGTTTGCTTTTTTGCCCCGTTGCATGCAGGGAAATGTAGTTTTCGTTCTTCTGCCCCGCAGCCCGTTTTCGTTCCGCTGCGTTTtaactattatttttttttcctgttacaataataataataaaagtcgaACTAAATGAGAGGTCCGTCGGAGGAAGAACAGAGGCGGCGCTGCCCTGTGCTCTAGGCCGCGGTTCCATCCTGACTCTGAAGTTCCCCTGATGATGGCGGAGGAGTCGCAGCTGAAGCAGATTGTCGGGCTGATCCGGGAGGGTCGCTGCCACCTCCTGCAGGCCGAGCTGCTGAAGGTGGGGGAGTCCGGGGCAGCGCTGAAGAGGAAACACCTGGGCAGGTCGGGAGACACCCTGTTGCACTATGCGGCCAGGCACGGCCACCTGGGCGTCCTGGCCTATTTGGTGGAGACCCTGGGCCTGGACCCGGAGCTGGTCAATAATGACTACAAGAGGCCCCTGCACGAGGCGGCGGCCATGGGCCACAGGGACTGCCTGCTCTACCTGCTTGGCAAAGGGGTCCAAAGAGACTGTTTGAAAAAAGCAGACTGGTGGGTCACTGGCTCATGCATTTTAATTCCTACCcgtaggcagggcttttttttgagggggtacttgggggtactgagtaccggcaccttttccattgtctgctaaaattcacCCATGGACTCTTTAAGTTTTATGAAAGAGCGCAGGCTTTACACATCAGTTctcccttgtcatagattctgtgactggcaggggggggggggtcctggctattgtggggtgggtcctcactgatcaccccacccctgaatggtggcctagcatttgaataccggcacctttttcgctagaaaaaaacataCTGACCGTAGGTCTTAGATGGTGCTGCTCATCCTGACCCTCAAAAATGCCTACAACTTGGGATTGTTTATTTACATATTTCTAAATTGCAATGTCCAATTGTCCTAATGTACACAGTGaaaagacacacaaaaaaaaacataggtgATTGTATATTAGTGTCTGGAGTAAAAGCTTATTGTATAAAATGAAGGTTCATGGCATTATTTTTTATAGGGGGGTAGTTGTGAGGGAAACGGGACACCCAAGGGTGTACCATAGGTATGTAGGTAACAATACTAAGTCTAAGGAAAACACAATTAAGCATAGGTCACAAGTTCCTAAAATCTCTCATCTACTGATCAGAACCACAACTGCCAAAGCAAATGTATTCTCTATAGCACCAAAGAAAGTGCAGATAAAAAGGTTTCTAGGACAGATCTACAAGTCCCTCACTAAAATGAACAGAACTCAGATGATGTCAACACATACTCCTCATagatttttaacaatttttttttcataaaggcCATTTATATTCAAACTCTCCCAGGTACTTATCTGAAGCAAAGCTGTTTCACCCTGACTTCGTCAGGAACGTTTTTATTATGCAGCATTCTCAATACCCTGCCACGGAATATATGTAGTCTAAGACCTGGGAGAGTTTGAATATAAATGGACTgtatgaaaacagaaaaaaactgaaaaactaaGCAATAAAATATCAGAGTTTTTTTTAGGACTAATGAAGAAATAGGGTGGTGGATCATTAGTCCAAGTCTTACTTTAGACGTGAGCTGAGCCAGTGAAGTCCTTTTTCCtcgtatttttgtttttatagcaAATTAACCGTTACTGGCTAGTTCTATATAGTGATATTTTCTCCAGAAGAAACACATTGGGTGTTTTTTGGCGGGGGTTTTATTTCTTTCATAGCCCCAGTCCAGTCTGGTCTATTTTTGGACATGATGTCTTTTCACTGGTGTCTCCccatggccctgtttactaagctgcactgaagGCACACTAACGTTTTAGTGCTCgctaacactaaagacacccataggactatatgggtgagtctagcattagtgcacgctgcGAAAAAGctcacctacagcatggcttaataaacagggcccaaaattttCAGGGAGTTATTTTACCCCCAGATGGCCAGGTGTTCTTGGCCCTTTATCTATACTTTCTTTCCAACATGTGCTGGGTTGAGAGAATGAATATCTGATGATGCTCTGGAGACTTCCCCTTTTGTGCTACTGTAAGGCATATGGAAGATCACGAAGCAAATGGCAATTTCTACTCTTTATTACTTGTCAGAACAAGTAAAATGACTGGATGGAAGCCTAGGCATTTGTACAGTCACCTAATGCTGACAATTCCTGCCCAGACCTCTGTTGGATTGCTCTGTGCTCCAGTTCATTTCTCACTGCTCACGGTTTTTTTTATATCTTCTTAGTGCTTGAATGCTAATTcatgcaaacttttccttcttggGTGGGACTAGGTGCCCTGTTTGGATAATAATCACAGTAATAACAGAGGGAATGTGCCCCCACTCccatgcatttactgcacaggctttgcacttaggTGCAGTAAATGCAAAAACCTACTGCACTTAGTCCAACACAAAGGTTATCACCTTACATATTTGGATCTAGTTATTAACCTGTATTTCTGTGCATTCAAGTGCACTGACAATGCAGCAAATAAGCTTTTTTCTTCATTGTCAATTCTGGGCCTTTCAGTTTTTATTCTCTGTCCtatcctgcctttttttttttaaagcacatatTAAATTATGTTTGTGCTGTTATATGGAAGGTTAATATACCGTCCTTGGCCTAAGTCCCTCTTTTGTTTTAGGACTCCTCTGATGATGGCTTGTACCAGAAAAAACCTAGAGCTGATTAAAGATCTCGTTGAACATGGAGCCAATCCTTTACTGAAGAACAAAGATGGCTGGAACAGCTTCCACATTGCAAGTCGAGAAGGTGACCCACAGGTCCTCAGGTACCTGCTCTCCGTCTCCCCGGACATCTGGAAGACGGAGAGCAAAATCAAGAGAACGCCTCTACACACAGCAGGTAAATGGGTGCAAAGCTATTATCTCGGCTGTAATCGGAGACTGCCCTAATTAACTAACACGGATGACATGGAGGCTGGAACTGAAGCATCCATCTTCTTGCAGTACTGTGTGTTCAGAAGGCCGATTGTATTAGAACCATTTGCATATATTTTAAAGATATACCTGCATCGTTTTGGGCTGTGTAAAAGCATTCCATggatgccaagtctcccacatcaGGAGTCGGCTCATTGTAGTGGGTGTAAAATTCCCATGAGTGCAGGAAATATGATATTTAGATCAAAAGAAATAGATGAACAGTCTTTCTGTAACAGCTTCTGTTTCAGAGCAATCTgaaaaagaggggagacatgatagaggtatataaaataatgagtggagtggaacaggtggatgtgaagcgtctgttcacgctttccaaaaatactaggactagggggcatgcgatgaaactacagtgtagtaaatttaaaacaaatcgtagaaaatttttcttcacccaacatataattaaaactctggaattcgttaccggagaaagtggtgaaggcggttagcttagcagagtttaaaaaggggatggacggtttcctaaaggacaagtccataaaccgctactaaatggacttgggaaaatccacaattccaggaataacatgtatagaatgtttgtacgtttgggaagcttgccaggtgcccttggcctggattggccgctgtcatggacaggatgctgggctcgatggacccttggtcttttcccagtatggcattacttatgtactaacaccTCTGGTTCCCTTGATCCTTATAagctggtaacatagtagatgatggcagaaaaagacctgcacggtccatccagtctgcccaacaagataaacttgtatgtgctactttttgtgtataccctaccttgatttgtacctgtcctctttagggcacagactgtataagtctgcccagcagtatccccgcctcccaaccaccagtcctgcctcccaccaccggctctggcacagaccgtataagtctgcccagaactatccccgcctcccaaccaccagtcccgcctcccaccaccggctgtggcacagaccatataaatctgcccagcactatccccgcctcccaaccaccagccccgcctcccaccaccagctttggcacagaccgtataagtctgcccagcactatccccgcctctctaccaccagtcccgcctcccaacaccggctctggcacaaaccgtataagtctgctcagctaTAAATGGCACTGTAGCCCTAGGGCAGATCCAGTTTGTAACGGAAGctgaaaggaggaggagacagcacccCCTAGGGGGCAATCAAGTTACTCATGAGATGACACTGTTGCCTGAATGCATCCTTCTGggtcgatgatcagaagcaaacgaaggcactagaggctgttagcgccatactagcgcctgcgtttgctactaccccgtgatcagagcccctgagcgtgTGAACCAACAcgctcgtgggctctgaacgcaaGTAACATGCAAATGGATGCAAAATGGGGCTAAACCTAATcattcccaatgatcagcgaccagtgcaCCAAAGATTGGCTCGTTGGCTggggcaaaccctacgccagct
This window harbors:
- the ANKRD16 gene encoding ankyrin repeat domain-containing protein 16 isoform X5; its protein translation is MMAEESQLKQIVGLIREGRCHLLQAELLKVGESGAALKRKHLGRSGDTLLHYAARHGHLGVLAYLVETLGLDPELVNNDYKRPLHEAAAMGHRDCLLYLLGKGVQRDCLKKADWTPLMMACTRKNLELIKDLVEHGANPLLKNKDGWNSFHIASREGDPQVLRYLLSVSPDIWKTESKIKRTPLHTAAMHGCLQAVEVLLERCQYDADSRDSCGVTPFMDAIQHGHMNVARLLLQKHQACYTAVDKLGAQPLHRAAVTAQDEAIRFLVSDLGINVNARATDICLTALHYAAKEGHTGTVLTLLSLGADLNAKDGKGRSAQLHN
- the ANKRD16 gene encoding ankyrin repeat domain-containing protein 16 isoform X4: MMAEESQLKQIVGLIREGRCHLLQAELLKVGESGAALKRKHLGRSGDTLLHYAARHGHLGVLAYLVETLGLDPELVNNDYKRPLHEAAAMGHRDCLLYLLGKGVQRDCLKKADWTPLMMACTRKNLELIKDLVEHGANPLLKNKDGWNSFHIASREGDPQVLRYLLSVSPDIWKTESKIKRTPLHTAAMHGCLQAVEVLLERCQYDADSRDSCGVTPFMDAIQHGHMNVARLLLQKHQACYTAVDKLGAQPLHRAAVTAQDEAIRFLVSDLGINVNARATDICLTALHYAAKEGHTGTVLTLLSLGADLNAKDGKGRSGFVSEGIPLPPLPGGRERAL
- the ANKRD16 gene encoding ankyrin repeat domain-containing protein 16 isoform X1, whose amino-acid sequence is MMAEESQLKQIVGLIREGRCHLLQAELLKVGESGAALKRKHLGRSGDTLLHYAARHGHLGVLAYLVETLGLDPELVNNDYKRPLHEAAAMGHRDCLLYLLGKGVQRDCLKKADWTPLMMACTRKNLELIKDLVEHGANPLLKNKDGWNSFHIASREGDPQVLRYLLSVSPDIWKTESKIKRTPLHTAAMHGCLQAVEVLLERCQYDADSRDSCGVTPFMDAIQHGHMNVARLLLQKHQACYTAVDKLGAQPLHRAAVTAQDEAIRFLVSDLGINVNARATDICLTALHYAAKEGHTGTVLTLLSLGADLNAKDGKGRSALHMACAGQHGTCIQILLQAGLEDSFDSAGTLAQNLIKKGEVLQIFKDFAGVL
- the ANKRD16 gene encoding ankyrin repeat domain-containing protein 16 isoform X2, whose translation is MMAEESQLKQIVGLIREGRCHLLQAELLKVGESGAALKRKHLGRSGDTLLHYAARHGHLGVLAYLVETLGLDPELVNNDYKRPLHEAAAMGHRDCLLYLLGKGVQRDCLKKADWTPLMMACTRKNLELIKDLVEHGANPLLKNKDGWNSFHIASREGDPQVLRYLLSVSPDIWKTESKIKRTPLHTAAMHGCLQAVEVLLERCQYDADSRDSCGVTPFMDAIQHGHMNVARLLLQKHQACYTAVDKLGAQPLHRAAVTAQDEAIRFLEGHTGTVLTLLSLGADLNAKDGKGRSALHMACAGQHGTCIQILLQAGLEDSFDSAGTLAQNLIKKGEVLQIFKDFAGVL
- the ANKRD16 gene encoding ankyrin repeat domain-containing protein 16 isoform X3, translating into MMAEESQLKQIVGLIREGRCHLLQAELLKVGESGAALKRKHLGRSGDTLLHYAARHGHLGVLAYLVETLGLDPELVNNDYKRPLHEAAAMGHRDCLLYLLGKGVQRDCLKKADWTPLMMACTRKNLELIKDLVEHGANPLLKNKDGWNSFHIASREGDPQVLRYLLSVSPDIWKTESKIKRTPLHTAAMHGCLQAVEVLLERCQYDADSRDSCGVTPFMDAIQHGHMNVARLLLQKHQACYTAVDKLGAQPLHRAAVTAQDEAIRFLVSDLGINVNARATDICLTALHYAAKEGHTGTVLTLLSLGADLNAKDGKGRSAAQLITGISRSEHITPTLEKNDTGFL